CATCTTGCggctcacacacacatgtgaCAGTTCGTGCGTGTGTCTGGAGTCGTTGCGTCACTGAGAAAGTCGGAAAATTTAGCAAAAACCCTTTGAAAATCCACAGAATTAAGCTTAATTCATTTGCCAGCGTTAGAATTCGTCGGCGTTTCGGTTGAAGAAGCggaatcaaatttttttgcaCATTACGTAACTTCTGAGGCGGCTGCGGCGTTTGACATTTGACAGCTGAGAATCCCAACTATTGCTCGATCTAACCGACATAACGTCTATATCTTTTGCAGAGCTCCGTGCGCTAGCTTCAATTTTGTCGTAagcaaaatctaaaaaaaaaatcaaccgAAGATGTTCGTGTCGACAGTCTCTCGCATTGCCCCCGTTGCCAGGAGCGCTGTAAGTATTATTCGATTGACTCTGTGTACCTTGCGGGAGATAAAAATGTTTCCATCAGAGAGATTGCATAATGTGAAAAAGTGCATCGATTTTCCTTTTGCATCAAATTTCTATGCTGACGACCGCTTACATGCCGCTGTGGTGAGCTTCCACTGGCGCGGTGAGAAAACACGGACGGCACACAGTTACATAAGTTAAGGCCGAGAATTGAGGTTATGTTCATGTTGCCACTGGAAGCAAAGTATTAACTTCAATTAAGATCATTTCAGAATTAAAATGTAAGAAATGTAGAGTTTAGGAAGTTTTTAAACCCACATGGGATTGTGTAACATCTTGTTGCCAACTATGGTGGGAGTCTTTGGTTGAGGTTAGAACTGGCAAAAGCTTTCCCAAGTTGAGGGGGGAGGTGCAAATTTGCTGTAGAGTCGCGGGGAGGGTTAGGGGGTTTGAAATAATTACTGATTTGTttattacattattttttGACAACTATTGGAGAACGGATTCCTTGAAACAGCTGAGCCCATCAATAACAACAGACACTGCCAAAATGTCAGTCTAAAATAAATTACTTAATGATTGCATAACTTGGCATTAGCCTACAAAAGAGACAGAGCAATGAACTAGTgatataaactatttttttggtaattagttactatgtttttaataaatttaagccAGCTATAGATAATCTTCTATTGGATATAATtttgcaaaattaaataaactatatatatttatttttttttaaatgtaaacaTGTCTTAGGTTTTCGCAGCTCCTCATATTTAAAGTTCATTGATAATTAGAATTGAATCTGAAAAATGTGCGCTATTTCTTTTAACATTATCATATCTCCAAGGAATCTCGCAAGAAATCACAATAGTatatcatttttaatattttatattcatcAAAAACATCTTTAATTTTCAGCTCCTCGCCAACTCCAAGCAGTACCTGCGACCATTGAGCAGCGCCGTCATCAGCCAGAGCCAGACTTTGGCCGCTCAGAACACAACTCCCGTTGCATTACTGCCACAGATCAGGTCATTCCAGACCTCGCCAGTCACTCGTGACATTGATTCTGCTGCCAAGTTCattggtgctggtgctgcaaCAGTCGGTGTCGCTGGATCCGGTTCGTATTGGTTTTGTTGTCATCTTTTAAAACTCTTAAACTCCTTTACCAGATGGAAGTCCTCAGCGTGTTTGTCTCATCGCTTACAGTCAGTTACAATCTAGCATCTGGGGCACACACAACGAGTATCTGATTACTCTATAATTTTGCCCCGGGAAGGTCTGAGAATCGGCCAAGCCATGTTGTTTCGCTTCGTGCGAGGCTATATTTCCTAGCAGGAAACCTGTGTGATTACAGGGCGAGAGTACCAGAAATCCTGCCCAGGTGTTGCCGTTGCCCGCAACCGCCGCCTGTGGCATTGAAAGCTTTCGTGGCCAGCGTTTTTAGTGCGATGTGCTTGCTGCCTTCGGGCAGAACTCAATTCAGACTAATCTGTGACTGACTACCTAGTGAAAAGAGACAAAATGCGCAGAGGAAGCCCCTAAGAAGCTGTGTTTATGTTCTGAAACAAATATAGGACATAAATACAGCTTAAAGCTTCGGCTTTGCCGATGTTTTGGTTTCATATCATACTTTAAATTTTACTAATTGcgatttttcttcttttttgacAACAAACCAATACAACAGGTGCTGGTATCGGAACAGTATTCGGTTCCCTCATCATCGGTTACGCCAGGAACCCATCGCTGAAACAGCAGCTGTTCTCCTACGCCATTCTGGGCTTTGCCCTGTCTGAGGCCATGGGTCTGTTCTGTCTTATGATGGCTTTCCTGCTGCTCTTCGCCTTCTAAGCGGGCACACATTGATTGCTCGACCTTGTTTCCTGCGATCCTGCGTGCGAGTGTGTGATTGTCGTCTATTGGTCGGCAGTTGCATCAGCATACCAGCGGTAGCAGAGCGATAgtaaccaacaacaacaacacaacaaCTTCAAGCAACAACCAGAACAAACAACATCAACGTTCGTTTTTCGATTATTAATGATATaatgattgattgattgatagcTAACAAGAACATCCTGTACCACTATCTAATTATAAATACCAACAACCACATAATATatgtaattttgtttttaaaaaacactCAACCGAGATCATAGTAGTCGCCTAAGGAGCGGAGAACAACCCACACACATACTTTAAGTTGGAGAACTAAAATATCAGCAGTCCAAGGAGATAGAATTGGATAGACGACTTGACACATTCACGATCACGATTAAAACGAGAAGAAAATCGAACGGCAAAGATTAAAATTAGATTTTAATTGAAGCAAGCTTCAAGCTCTTAATTCGGTCTTACCAGCATCCTCGGATGGAGTCTACTGGCCGCACCCCTTGCTTACCAATCCCGGCGTAGAATCTATCGCGTCCGCTAACCAAggctctctctctcccccCTGCAGTTCTTGGAAATCGAAGGAA
The Drosophila bipectinata strain 14024-0381.07 chromosome 3R, DbipHiC1v2, whole genome shotgun sequence DNA segment above includes these coding regions:
- the ATPsynC gene encoding ATP synthase lipid-binding protein, mitochondrial; its protein translation is MFVSTVSRIAPVARSALLANSKQYLRPLSSAVISQSQTLAAQNTTPVALLPQIRSFQTSPVTRDIDSAAKFIGAGAATVGVAGSGAGIGTVFGSLIIGYARNPSLKQQLFSYAILGFALSEAMGLFCLMMAFLLLFAF